A single window of Anomaloglossus baeobatrachus isolate aAnoBae1 chromosome 9, aAnoBae1.hap1, whole genome shotgun sequence DNA harbors:
- the LOC142250300 gene encoding class II histocompatibility antigen, M alpha chain, with product MPRLWPSRDRLRTLVLVLPLMATLGLCDDDHYLSEVLFCQPSNPSLGLLKMFDGDQMFGYNFDNNSISPWMNDFDNWRDQAFPNPSNISFLADLCNRFRQDLTEALIDITPEARGGTLVSVFTAHPLQMGKQNTLICEIDDVYPPALTITWRKNGKNLTTTSLPSNKYLVMNDLSFQAFSYLNVTPYQGDGFSCEVQVAGDNRTIIAFWVPQYPVPSDLMENVLCGLAFVLGIIFLLAGFVFFYLAKRLHNTD from the exons ATGCCGCGGCTCTGGCCATCCCGGGACAGGCTCCGCACCCTGGTGCTAGTGCTCCCCCTGATGGCCACACTGGGGCTTTGTG ATGATGATCATTATTTAAGTGAAGTGTTGTTTTGTCAGCCCAGCAATCCGTCTTTGGGGCTCCTGAAGATGTTTGATGGAGATCAGATGTTCGGTTACAACTTTGATAATaactccatctctccttggatgaaTGACTTTGACAACTGGCGTGACCAGGCTTTCCCCAACCCTTCAAATATCTCCTTCCTTGCTGATCTATGTAACCGGTTTAGACAAGACTTGACCGAAGCCCTTATAGATATCACTCCTGAAGCCAGAG GTGGTACACTTGTGAGTGTTTTCACTGCACATCCTCTCCAAATGGGCAAACAGAACACGTTGATCTGTGAAATTGATGACGTCTATCCCCCGGCTCTCACCATCACCTGgaggaaaaatggcaaaaatctaACCACAACATCGTTACCCTCAAATAAATATCTGGTGATGAATGACCTGTCCTTCCAGGCGTTCTCCTACCTCAATGTCACTCCCTACCAGGGTGATGGCTTCTCATGTGAAGTGCAAGTGGCAGGGGATAATAGAACTATTATAGCATTCTGGG TTCCTCAGTATCCAGTCCCGTCTGATCTGATGGAGAACGTCCTGTGCGGTTTAGCTTTCGTTCTCGGCATCATCTTCCTCCTTGCGGGTTTCGTGTTCTTCTATTTAGCTAAGAGGTTGCACAACACTG